One Rosa chinensis cultivar Old Blush chromosome 3, RchiOBHm-V2, whole genome shotgun sequence DNA window includes the following coding sequences:
- the LOC112192488 gene encoding aluminum-activated malate transporter 10: MAQEKEMSRVTEWRIRMADGSSEALAPEAGLACRAWLALKGLIMGLVLKVCNFFRKAWDLGRNEPKKVIHCLKVGMALTVVSLFYYMRPLYEGMGGNAMWAVITVVVVFENTVGATICESLNRICGTFMAGSLAIGIHWIVSQSGKEFEPFINGISVFLLASAVTFSRFIPSVKKRFDYGAMIFVLTFSLVTVSGYGRVDKLLEMTNDRVYTIIIGTSLCIMITMIICPIWAGEGLYMLITRTWTNLHIRCVGEYFNDSRSSSDGDKESDKKLLGYKCVLTSKATEETMKDITNAYLQLATPSRQQVPELIKKHMSNIALKVSSESSRVIKELARTMKTMKKSSTIDYLVGEMNNAVLELQEDLKSLPNLFINPQPLQGADCPEKRNPGVVALMDIMPLVTLVSLLTEIATRIEGMVNAVEELAEMGEYKSIADAKNQNQPVSKTNVPADEHKEKV, encoded by the exons ATGGCTCAAGAGAAGGAAATGAGCAGGGTGACTGAGTGGAGAATAAGAATGGCAGATGGTTCATCTGAAGCTTTGGCTCCAGAAGCAGGGCTTGCCTGCCGAGCTTGGCTTGCTCTGAAGGGTCTGATTATGGGGTTGGTTTTGAAAGTGTGCAATTTCTTCAGGAAAGCTTGGGATTTGGGACGAAATGAGCCTAAAAAAGTGATTCATTGTTTGAAAGTAGGGATGGCACTCACTGTTGTTTCACTGTTTTACTACATGAGACCTTTGTACGAAGGTATGGGAGGAAATGCTATGTGGGCAGTTATTACTGTTGTGGTTGTCTTTGAAAACACAGTGG GTGCAACAATATGTGAAAGTTTAAACAGAATTTGCGGAACTTTTATGGCTGGCTCTCTTGCCATTGGCATCCATTGGATAGTGAGTCAATCAGGAAAAGAATTCGAGCCTTTCATCAATGGGATTTCAGTATTTTTGTTAG CTTCTGCAGTTACCTTCTCAAGATTTATCCCATCGGTGAAAAAGCGATTTGATTATGGTGCAATGATCTTCGTCCTCACATTCAGTTTAGTTACAGTGTCGGGTTACGGCCGGGTGGATAAATTATTGGAAATGACCAACGATAGAGTATACACCATCATCATTGGGACTTCATTGTGCATTATGATAACCATGATTATTTGCCCCATTTGGGCTGGGGAGGGACTCTATATGCTCATCACTCGAACATGGACAAACTTGCATATTC GTTGTGTTGGAGAGTATTTCAATGATAGCAGAAGCTCTTCTGATGGTGACAAGGAATCTGATAAGAAATTGCTTGGCTACAAATGTGTTTTAACATCAAAAGCTACAGAAGAAACCATG AAAGATATCACCAATGCTTATCTTCAACTAGCTACTCCATCTCGTCAACAGGTTCCTGAGTTGATAAAGAAGCATATGAGCAACATTGCTTTGAAAGTAAGCTCTGAGTCTTCAAGAGTCATAAAAGAGCTTGCAAGGACTATGAAGACAATGAAGAAATCATCTACTATAGATTATTTAGTTGGAGAAATGAACAATGCAGTCTTGGAGCTCCAAGAGGACTTAAAATCTCTtcctaatttatttattaatccGCAGCCACTACAAGGAGCTGACTGTCCTGAAAAAAGGAACCCAGGAGTAGTTGCTCTCATGGATATCATGCCACTTGTTACTTTAGTTTCTTTACTGACTGAGATTGCTACAAGGATTGAAGGCATGGTTAATGCAGTTGAAGAACTAGCTGAGATGGGTGAGTACAAGTCTATTGCAGATGCGAAGAATCAAAACCAGCCTGTTAGTAAAACTAATGTACCTGCAGATGAGCATAAGGAAAAGGTGTGA
- the LOC112192782 gene encoding F-box protein At2g02240, protein MDLLQLPEGCIANIVSLTTPEDACRLSLVCKIFKSAAESDSVWDRFLPPETPKILSESGESGLLAAKSKKELYLALCDKPVLINDGKLSFSLEKWSGKKCYMISARELGIIWSHIPRFWTWTSHPESRFPEVAELLEVCWLEIIGKLETRLLSPSTLYKAYLLFKFTRRANGFDHLPADVTVGLEGGEQSKQTQFLHNEGERSGWLEIELGEFFCEGEEDGLLKMRCVAKEGLNWKSGLIVQGIEVRPKRKY, encoded by the exons ATGGATTTGCTGCAGTTGCCGGAGGGTTGCATAGCCAACATCGTATCGTTGACAACTCCTGAAGATGCCTGCCGCCTGTCGTTGGTCTGTAAGATTTTCAAGTCAGCAGCGGAATCCGACTCCGTTTGGGACAGGTTCCTTCCGCCTGAGACACCCAAGATCCTGTCCGAGTCCGGCGAATCTGGATTATTGGCCGCCAAATCCAAGAAGGAGCTTTACCTCGCTCTCTGCGACAAACCTGTCCTCATCAACGACGGTAAATTG AGCTTTTCACTGGAGAAATGGAGTGGGAAAAAATGTTACATGATATCTGCAAGAGAGCTTGGTATTATCTGGAGCCATATTCCCCGGTTTTGGACATGGACTTCTCATCCTGAATCCAG GTTTCCGGAGGTGGCTGAGCTTCTTGAGGTTTGCTGGCTTGAAATCATTGGGAAACTTGAAACACGCTTGCTGTCCCCATCGACTCTGTACAAAGCTTACCTTTTGTTCAAGTTTACTCGAAGGGCCAATGGATTTGATCACCTACCTGCGGATGTCACTGTAGGTCTGGAGGGAGGAGAACAGAGTAAACAGACTCAGTTTCTTCACAACGAAGGGGAGAGATCTGGGTGGTTGGAGATTGAGCTGGGTGAGTTTTTTTGTGAAGGGGAAGAAGATGGGCTGTTGAAAATGCGTTGTGTGGCGAAGGAGGGTCTTAATTGGAAGAGCGGTCTTATTGTTCAAGGCATTGAGGTCAGGCCTAAGAGGAAGTACTAG